One segment of Trachemys scripta elegans isolate TJP31775 chromosome 1, CAS_Tse_1.0, whole genome shotgun sequence DNA contains the following:
- the LOC117884749 gene encoding olfactory receptor 52D1-like: MAAFNLTPFDPSTLILAGIPGLEAAHIWISIPLTMVYIIGLFGHSTILFVVGKEKTLHKPMYLLLCMLAFTDIATPTFIMPKALCIFWFNLKGITVGGCLTQMFFLHTSSVMHSAILVTMAFDRYVAICNPLRYTTILTNARIAKLGLVGLMRAVLCTLPLPLLLSRQPFCANRIIPHMFCDHIAVAKTSCGDITVNRMYGLVVAIVVIGLDLTLIVLSYGLIIRALLRISSKKAHQKALNTCTAHIFVMLTSYPPFLFSILTHRFGQGIAPHVLIILANLYFLLPPMLNPIIYGIKTKELRDKVGKYTCRSCSASSTDSNLT, translated from the coding sequence ATGGCAGCTTTCAACCTCACCCCCTTTGACCCTTCAACACTCATCCTAGCAGGCATCCCTGGCCTGGAAGCGGCCCACAtctggatttccatccctttAACTATGGTCTACATTATCGGCCTTTTTGGCCATTCCACGATTCTGTTTGTTGTAGGCAAAGAGAAGACCCTGCACAAGCCGATGTACCTGCTCCTCTGCATGCTGGCGTTCACAGACATTGCCACGCCTACCTTCATTATGCCGAAGGCACTGTGTATCttttggttcaatttgaaaggcattactgtgggtggctgcctcacccagatgttcttcCTTCACACATCTTCTGTGATGCACTCAGCCATCCTAGTGACAATGGCCTTCGATCGCTACGTTGCCATTTGCAACCCTCTGAGATACACCACCATCCTCACCAATGCACGAATAGCTAAGCTAGGGCTAGTGGGTTTGATGAGAGCAGTTCTCTGCACTctgcctctgcccctgctcctgagCAGGCAGCCATTCTGTGCCAACCGCATTATCCCCCATATGTTCTGCGACCACATAGCCGTGGCAAAGACGTCATGTGGGGACATCACAGTCAACAGGATGTACGGCTTGGTGGTAGCAATTGTAGTCATCGGGTTAGACCTGACGCTCATTGTCCTGTCCTATGGTCTGATCATTAGGGCTCTCCTCAGAATCTCTTCCAAGAAAGCCCACCAGAAAGCCCtcaacacctgcacagcccacatctTTGTGATGCTGACGTCCTAtcctcccttcctcttctccattcTGACACACCGGTTCGGTCAGGGCATCGCTCCCCATGTTCTCATCATCTTGGCCAACCTctatttcctccttccccccatgctCAACCCTATCATTTATGGGATCAAAACAAAAGAGCTTCGTGACAAAGTGGGCAAATACACCTGCAGAAGCTGCTCGGCTTCATCCACTGACTCGAATCTGACATGA